From the genome of Procambarus clarkii isolate CNS0578487 chromosome 53, FALCON_Pclarkii_2.0, whole genome shotgun sequence:
CAGCAGCCTAATGGTATAATCAAGCGATGAAGATACTGCAATATACCTAGCAACATCCCAATGATATAACGAATTGTTGCATATACTGCCCTATACGTAACAACATCCTAATGATATACTAAAGTGTTGCATGTACTGTATATACCAAGCAACATCCTAATAATATACCCACGAGTTGCATAATTTGCCGTATACGTAGCAACATCCTAATAATATACTCAACAAGTAGCAgaaaattataaataaaaaagATAAAGTCAGCACGTTTGTCCGAACAGGAAACTTAGATGAAATTTTTGCAAGCACAAAATTTTATTGTGCTTGCAAAAACATGTATGACTTATTACGACGAAATAATTTGAGCAGATAATCAAAATATAGATTTCAGGATTTAAATTATTTCATGCTGATACAATACATAACATGAATAGGAAATGTTCAATATTAGATAAATATTAAAATGCAGATGAATATTAAAATGTATCATAGCGGGAATCAAAACTTTGCAACACAAAATTTTGGATACCATAGTAATACTGTGTATAAATCTGACACCCGTCGATGATATTCGCAGAGAATCACTCTAACAAAAATCGACATTTCTGCCCTTGTTTTTGTTGAAGAATTATACATAATAATTTGGGAAAAGACTCAGGAAAAAGACTTCACTTGTTACAATCAAGTGAAATGAAGTGATTGAAATcaagtgtttgtttatttatattcAGACAAATGAAATCAAATACATTGTTTTTCACATTcaaaggatacacacacacacaaaaaaaagatTCCCAGTCTCGGAAACATACAAAACTCTCACTCAGACTATATAAGATGGCCTATAACACGTAATAACAACCATTCACCTTAAATTAATTTCTCGAAGAAAACTTTACAATATAATTTTGTCTGTTCAGTAGTTATTACCAAGAAAATATACACCAAATTATTTTAAAGGGGTACTTCGCTACTTCTAGGGCTACTATCCCTACTTCTACGGGCTGCAATAAATTTCAATTAACTAAAAATATCATATCAATTAAATGCATTGATTATATTGAGTTGCAtcataaataacatgtccctcttATATACAAACTCCTCGAGTGTGTATACAAGAGTCAGCAGTAGCAATGACAACCTTATTATTATGGTTGCCCATCTTCTTGATGTTGCCTTCATCACCCAGAGTCAGTACCATCCTCTTCTTTAAAGTCAACGCTCCTGGGGGTGACCCTCATCATGTAGCTTAATGTAGGAGGAACTTTTGGACTGGTGATTAAACCTGAATTATTCTTTCCGGTACATATTGAAACCACCCAATGTTGACATGAATTCGTCTGGTAGCTGCAAGAAATAATTTACAATATAATACACCGCATCTACCACAATACAGCATCGCTGTATCGATGATTACATAAATTGAACAACGAATTATAACTTCCAATATATTAGGCACATTTAATAGCAATTTAAATAACTGAAGATATCTTCAATACAATATAATATAGCATTTTTAATTAATGcttaaacaaatattattttcAGGACAAGAAAGGTACACCATCAACGCAAAGCAAAGCCAAGAATGTTTCTGTTTTTTAACATTACACAAATATATCTGCTCGAAAAAGTAGCCAAATTATATTACCATAGTATGAATAAACTACACAATTAAATCATATAATAACATGACAAATCTATGAGATCATCTTTGAACTAAAAAACTGTAGAAAAACGTGAATTTAATGAGCAAATATTTAATCTGTTTTAAAGTTTTGATGTTATGAGTGAGATCAAGATGCATACAATGTTAAATTACTTGAGGATGCCCCTACTTACCATGTCACCAAACTTGTTCATCCTGAGGCTGTATGACTTACGCCTTGCTGCAAACAGCTTGTTGTGTGCATCAATCCTGTTTTTGTTCTCAATAAAGATTTTCATGCGGAATGAGTCTTCAGCATCAGTAGCATATTTCTTGCCATGTTCAAGCTAAACAAAACAGTTATCTATAAGATCATAATTAAGGCATATTGTTATCAAAGAGAACCCAAATCAGGTTCTTGTAAACTGTCTAAGAAATTAATGTAGGTATTCCAAGAGAACATGTTATATCAGAcatgagcagcagcaacagcggtGGTGAGGACGCTGATGTAAAATATAAGCTGagagcacactctcccatggcacATCACAAGAAGCAGCCATCATCCtcgtcatggctcctactgagccATGATGGATGATGGCTATCATCCATCATCTAATCTCTCTCCGTTGGGATTCGATGAATAAGTTGGGGTATGTTGACTGAATTAAGCCATCAGCATAGACAATCAAGTGACCAgtgcacagagaaatcacagtaacgtgatgtattaatgagaaaattagtaggagtcgtgatgaggattcgaacctatgctctgggtgcTCACTAGctgacgacatggtcaaaaagattgCAACCTTCGAATCGACTGAGTCCCCGAGGGttgctgaggcttccactgacgcCAAACCAGGGCTTCACACAATCCCTATGCACTGTAGCTCTGTCTTCCAAGAATTCAACCTCTAACACTTCCTCTTTCAATGCAGaatcacattaacatgatttATCAATAAGAAAATCAGTTGGAGCCGTGATGAGGCTTCAGTTGAAGACTCAGAAACCTTCGTAGCTTCAGTAGAATCCCATGTTGCAatccttttaaccatgtcgtggcttGGTTGTCTAAAGCGTTTGCTTCGGCGTACCCTcagcacaggttcgaatcctcatctcggcccctactgattttctcattcaaGTGACCAGTGATGTCAGCGTTTGTGAAGCAGAAAAAATCCTCAGCTGGCTACAAATAGGTAGAAGCAATCTACAATGTATATGTTTAGCATTCAATAATTTTAACATTAAAGTTCTCAAAATACGCTAAAAAGAAAGCTGGTACCCTATCATAATTACCTCATATTTTCTCTGTGTTAAGTGACGGCAACGCGTTCTCTCAATTAACTTCCAAAAGTAAATAACGTTCAATACTTCAGCAAAACCTAACCGAAGATATTGATTATGGTTCTTACCTTAAAAGCTTCCCACTCATCCAACACAGAACTCATCGGTAGTGCAGATATTACAGCAAGGACGGCCACAAACACTGATGCTGTTAAGTACTTCATCTGGTTAAAAGGAGAATGATTTATTATATTAAGGAAAATTTCTAAAAACATTTGAAAACATTATTTCTTAATAGATTAGGTTTTCGTGGGTTAGTATTCTAACTCACGACTCTACTGATTTATTAAATAAAGTAttcgttagtatgttagtattctAACTCACGACCCACGGTTTACAGCTTTTGTTCTCAGCCCACGACCCACGATTCGGTTTTTGTGGGTTAGGCTCAGCAAATTGTTATATAACTTTCATAGTAATTACTTATAACTTTCACAAGCTGCATATATTAAGTTAATAACAATAACGTTAATTATTAGGCTATTAATAGTGAAGGTTATTAACAGTTAGGGTTACAAACAGTTAAGGTTATTAACAGTTAGGATAATAAacagttaaatgaacaaatccacaaaggccatgACCATTTGATGCatccgctattgtgatttctgtgtgtattaacAGTTAGGGTTATTAACAGTTAGGGTTATTAACAGTTAAGGTTATTAACAGATTAAATTTAATTTGGTCTACCCAGGACAGTCATCGCTAATAAATGACTGAAGTATAAAACTAACACAAACAAATATCGATGCATCTCACCTTGCCTCGAATATTTTTTTCTGCTCACGGATACAGATgactacacaaacacaacacacaagtaGCGAAGATTCGTCCACATCAGCTCTGGACCTCACCTgcaatacactcacacacacacccactcacacatatatatatgcaaaatgaGGACGCGCAAGTATGGATCGAGGTGAGATGGATGCAGCAGAAGAACTGGGAAGTAAAGTTTCACACTCTTGGAATAATTTCGTATAACTTAATCTTCTGATACGGTGACACGCAAGTGACTCATTAGAAAGACTTCTAATGAGAAAGAAAGAGGTTCACAGTACTGGCGGTGTTATCTACAGGCATTGTTGtatcaaaggaaacaaagagttagtacatATGGAGTTaagtaaatgcaaaatttgcagtctatcatatttaataaatcattagagtcaggcaaagtaaatgtaaagttttgaggcgaaagggatctgggagttatgattagaaagaatttaaaaccaaaagatcaatgaatgaatgttcgtaataaggcacataggacactgggatttattaatcgctgcattagtaacaagacacctggtgttgttcttcagctatacaagctgttctacctcttcgccctcacttcaatacacacagatgaatatgcatcaaatgaataaatccacaagggccgtgatgagggttcgaactcacgtccgagatgatcccagacgctgccttagtcgactaggccacAGCTTGGTCAGGAATATCCCGGACTTGAGTTCGAAccatcatcacggcccttgtggatttattcatttgatgcatcatgctattgtgatttctgtgtgtattgaagtgagGGCGAAGAGGTAAAACAGCTTGTTGACAaagcccgagtgcatgggggaattgtttaaaaccctggtttgtgtctcggagaggctgcaggatccgtgtgaattCAGTGgaattcccggttgcaattctcttcaccgtgtcgtggcctagtcgagCTAAGGCAGTAACTGGGAACATCCCGGACgtgagttcgaaccctcatcacggcccttgtggatttattcatttgacgcatcacgctattgtgatttctgtgtatatctTATGTTCCACCTTCCACGACTATGGcaatctgcctgactctaatgatttattaaatatggtagacgatGGCTCGCAAAGTTCCACTTTGCATCTTATGTTCCACCTTCCACGACTATGGcaatctgcctgactctaatgatttattaaatatggtagacgatGGCTCGCAAAGTTCCACTTTGCATTCGGTAAGCACCCTGGCAAGCACTTTGacaggccctggggatttgtttgaacataagaacatgagaacaaaggcaactgcagaaggcctattggcccatacgaggcagcttctattaataaccacccaaccccactcatatacatgtccaacccatgcttgaaacaatcgagggaccccacctccacaatgttacgcggcaattggttccacaaatcaacaaccctgttactgaaccagtatttacccaagtctttcctaaatctaaacttatccaatttatacccattgtttcgtgttctgtcttgtgttgatacttttaataccctattaatatctcctttgttatgtccattcaccattTGGCTTGAATTTCACAATTAGttgaataacatcctccctggtaactgctaaactatcctcttccccacccacatagacttgtttgactgaaggcataatgttaggttcctctttagtaaatacagagataaaatattattataaatactactcatctcttcgtcattatccgttatctgacctgtctcagtttttaatggacctatcctttctcttatctttgttcgatataactgaaaaaaaactttagggtCTGCCTTCGCTCGCCCTGCTATTCGAATTTCATAGATTATTTTTGCCCTCATTatatctttttttaacatttctaaaaagttGTCCGAATTCTTGTTCTTAACTGActttcccattcttaatccttttgtaccaagctctctcttTCTAccttataaggttcttcagatcctttgttatccatttcgggtcattactattcgatctattcaatttgtatggtatactacgttcctgtgctttgcttttaatatttttaaataagtcatattttgaatccatatcgaaatccctttttacatcacccatcgctgggttcataTCTCGCTCCAAGATTGAGAATTTCTAATCTAtttgccccccaccccccctcccaaaaaaattcttaggctattaaaatcaaattttcgaaaatctggcaatttgacagaattttctcctacagatttattccattctatgctaaacctGATTatttttgtgatcactgttccctagctcactccctatttcgatgtaattaatttgtgtttccctgttagttaatagTTAGTTagttaacagggaaacacaaatctaaaaaaaaaattcccgtgttagttccttaatgtgttgcgtaagaaagcaatcctcaattaattctagaaaatcttctgcttggtTATTCCTTTTtttctgttaatccagtttattccactataattaaagtcacccatgacacgaatactgttagacctagatgctctagatatttcatctcatAGATGCTTTGTTCCATTTTGTTtaaatttggtggcctgtatataactactATTATAAGATTTTTTCTTTTTCCGTTTAATTTTAGCCAAATAGTTTatatgtgtggctcagttttgattaccTCTTTGAGacgacatttcaaattttccctgacatatatggctactcctcctcctcgtctaatacagctatctgtgtgaaatagtttaaatccgtttatttgataATCAGCTTGTAGTTCTCTTTTTCTATATTaatccacgtttcagtaagtgcaataatatttatATTCTGTGCTTACATGAGTATTTAAATcgtatattttgttttgttttgtgttttaAACTCTTtaaaaggttttgaggctaggtaacgaTGATAAAATTACAAGATACATGCTAGATGGTATTGAGATTGCCAATATTTATTTACACTtttccccgcgatagcagcctgacgatttaaatgcgacctcagctcacagaatacactcactaaaaataaaaaaaaatcttccagtaatgggctattcatgcccaagccacctcctggttggcttaatcttTTCAATCAATCACTCCAAACagttcacttacgggctcaccatagcccgtgctacttggaattttttgttctgagtaggtgaatctaaaacagcaacaaaCGGCCAAGTCGAACACGACGAGTGATGGGTTTTCGTTCTCGATGTTGTAAATGATCTTACTTTCTTTTTGGTCAGCAGTTATCCATTCGCTGACCCTGCTGATAAGAATTGTTCTTTCAGCTGGAACTGTTTTGTGTAGTTAGATAGAGGTGCTGCTCCGTGTGAAGTGGGAGTGCGTAGGCCAGGAGTTTTTCCAAGTCCCCGcacatgaaaagaagagcacgaCATCCTCATCTTTATGACTAATGTCAATGGGTGTGATGCTGACCACATCTTTTTTATCATAAGAATGTCACTCTTTCCAAAGGTGTGTCCATCTAGGTTGGTAATCTTATCTTTATACCGTTTGGGACGTATTGTGTCCACCTAGGGATTCAACTGATGGTGAGGAGTGATGCCGTTCTGTCGTCAGCTCGGTGGATGTGTCTCTCGATCACAGGAGATGGAGTCAGAAAGTGGGGGAGAGAACTGGGTTCTGCCTGTCTTTGTAATATAGAGAGAGGAGTCACAGGTTAAagatattttcaatatttatgcAGTTGATGGAAAAGTTTGAAAATCTGTTCCACCGTATTAgaactggtggttaatgaaaacaaaactaagatTGAATGTAGAAACCGGAAATAAACGGGATAATTATAGAAAGAGTAAAAATAAATTTTACTATTTAATATCCAAATATAATCGATATACCCAAGATATAATCGAGCTTGAAGGCTGAGTTGAACCGTTCATTGGGTATTTGTCTGAAGTTATTACAAACCTTGAAAGCTACGAAGTTTCTTGCGTACACGAGAACTTGTACTAAAGTCCCTTGAGATCTCTTATCGATTATTCTGAACCTTCAATTTGATCGATTTGGTAAAAGGGATTAAACaaattggagaaggtacaaaacgaAGCAATGCAAATAACTTTAGGATGACCTTGGAATACAAAGACTGAGTTAATGAGGATGGAATTGAACtttcagagtattggggatataaTTTCTGGGATAATCTTGGCTTCGgtgattagattaatgagaggctgAGGAGCTTATGAATtaatcgattgattgattgataaagatcaaGTCACCCAAAAAgtgaacacgggagacatctcccgtcacgcagggtgcagtcgcacctccacaggtctccagtatcagctcttgatactggtaatggctcaaaaggaccaccacttacgggctattcatgcccgtgccaccttttgggtggcttaatcttcatcaatcatcaatcaaaaaGTGAAGGTTCTTGGaaccattaccagtaccaatagctgATATTGGATATCTGTGGATGGATGGGGTCTTCATGGTCACTAGCAGTTTATGGCTCGCAGGGCTCTTAGTGGCCAGGTTGCAGTTTAATGTACAAGGCAATGTGTTATACCTGAACAGAACAACCTTGTTAGCTCAGTACCATCAGGATAATCATCTTTTTCCAGGAATTCCATTTGTCTGTCAGGTATTTTGCGGTGGAATTCTGGGTAGCGGATTTTTTTCTTCAGTATGATGAGGTTATTGTAAAAGTTTATGGTGATGGCATGGACATTCATAGGGTGCAGGTATTTGTTGTTACAGATTATCTTGTTACATTTGTTGGCCAATGGTCGTCTGATGTTTGTGAAGCCACTGAACTCGCTGGGCGGAATGAAGAGAACATATCAAGAACTTTTGTCTTCATCGTCGGTGGCAAGGATATTCTTGTCGAAGTCGGTGGAGGCTCTGGAGAGCCTCTTGGTGTCGGTTGTGGGAGTTTAGGATGGTCCGTCGTCGTCTtcttaatgaattaatcctctcagcTCAAATGGTGGGAAAAAAGATCTTGGGGTGTTGATTTGGTTGGAAGAAATGAATAATGTGTTTTTAGGTATTACACGAGAGGATATTTGATAACTTTATTTTAAATTGTTACAAAATATAATGTCTTACAAGAATGTATTTCATTACCTTCTGATGTAAAGATTGTTCTCCCTGCAAAAGGATGAGAGTATGTACGAGTCAGGACAGTTGAAagtaatatatgattgaaaagtagaaaaactcccaaatTAAAAACTCTCGATGTTTGTTGTGATGGCTCGGTAACTAAGGATGGAaaagcaggatgtggagtcttga
Proteins encoded in this window:
- the LOC138352314 gene encoding cathepsin L-like is translated as MFPVTALARLGHDTMKYLTASVFVAVLAVISALPMSSVLDEWEAFKLEHGKKYATDAEDSFRMKIFIENKNRIDAHNKLFAARRKSYSLRMNKFGDMLPDEFMSTLGGFNMYRKE